In Cyclopterus lumpus isolate fCycLum1 chromosome 17, fCycLum1.pri, whole genome shotgun sequence, a genomic segment contains:
- the gpr160 gene encoding LOW QUALITY PROTEIN: probable G-protein coupled receptor 160 (The sequence of the model RefSeq protein was modified relative to this genomic sequence to represent the inferred CDS: inserted 2 bases in 1 codon) — protein sequence MIISIPSILLGLGGKCLLNWALVILQRDNICKSLLGVFSVSLAVVDTILTLFVTTLHMHDDGCVFFLGLKLTRYRVCLLVQILGQVYNALQWLVVVAAGCDHLXSVTRRLHSITARTRFIVCLFVTGLLWYLTVLYVFFPVMEDVSHDEIYQCWTFHTTQILQVAMFLLLSLGCAVLHAGFSTRFLKNPPLQDQITDQSGVHSRRDAVHQAIRIFLNTRAPFQCFLAVLLLAPVGIPAYLGLNTAWLCFLNSLLIAVVLCAVCPASQITQGLAAVPSIYFVWRGPNMTNTNRTHG from the exons ATGATtatctccatcccctccatcctgCTCGGTCTGGGAGGAAAATGTCTGCTCAACTGGGCTCTGGTTATTCTCCAGAGGGACAACATCTGCAAGAGCCTCCTGGGAGTTTTCAGTGTGTCCCTTGCTGTCGTCGACACAATCCTGACCCTCTTTGTCACCACCCTGCACATGCACGACGATGGATGCGTCTTCTTCCTTGGTTTGAAGCTGACCAGGTACCGTGTATGTTTGCTGGTTCAAATCCTCGGACAAGTCTACAATGCTCTGCAGTGGCTTGTTGTAGTCGCGGCCGGTTGTGACCATTT TTCAGTCACTCGGAGGCTGCACTCCATAACTGCCAGGACAAGATTTATTGTCTGCTTATTTGTGACCGGCCTCCTGTGGTACCTCACGGTTCTCTACGTCTTCTTTCCTGTCATGGAGGATGTGTCTCACGACGAGATATACCAGTGCTGGACATTCCACACAACTCAGATCCTGCAGGTGGCCATGTTTCTTCTCCTGTCTCTGGGCTGTGCAGTGTTGCATGCTGGGTTCAGCACACGGTTCTTAAAAAATCCTCCTTTGCAAGACCAAATTACAGACCAAAGTGGAGTTCACTCCAGAAGAGACGCTGTTCATCAGGCCATACGTATATTTTTGAACACACGGGCCCCATTCCAGTGTTTTCTGGCCGTGCTCCTCCTGGCACCTGTGGGGATACCTGCATACCTGGGTCTGAACACTGCCTGGCTCTGCTTCCTCAACAGCCTTCTGATAGCTGTCGTTTTATGTGCAGTCTGTCCTGCCTCGCAGATAACGCAGGGCCTGGCAGCAGTTccttcaatttattttgtatggagAGGACCGaacatgacaaacacaaacagaactCATGGTTAG
- the sec62 gene encoding translocation protein SEC62 produces the protein MAERRKHKKRIQEVSEPTKEEKAVAKYLRFNCPTKSTNMMGHRVDYFIASKAVDSLMDSKWAKAKKGEEALFTTRESVLDYCNRLLKKQFFHRALKVVKKKPEKDTKKEKEKEKTKGDSGKEEEKKGKKDKEKKKEPEAVETKKEKSDDSPGTPKKKKEVKKKFKLEPHDDQLFLDGNEVYVWIYDPVHFKTFAMGLILVIAVIAATLFPLWPAEMRVGVYYLSVAAGCFVASILLLAVARCILFLFIWLVTGGRHHFWFLPNLTADVGFIDSFRPLYTHEYKGPRSSIKKGSDKTDEKDSEGNKAQKSDSDEKSDSEKKDGDEEEEDDEEESKEATGSKEAEGEGTGADRHSDTDSDRREDEGSQHSNGNDFEMITREELEQHTEEEGQGEEGGEEETQERKVVGESETKPQTAET, from the exons ATGGCGGAGCGTAGGAAGCACAAAAAGCGGATCCAG GAGGTGAGCGAACCCACCAAGGAGGAAAAGGCAGTGGCCAAGTACCTCCGATTCAACTGCCCGACCAAGTCCACAAACATGATGGGCCACCGAGTCGACTACTTTATTG CCTCCAAGGCGGTGGACAGTCTGATGGACTCCAAGTGGGCCAAGGCTaagaagggagaggaggcgCTGTTCACCACCAGGGAGTCTGTGTTGGATTATTGCAACAG ACTCTTAAAGAAGCAGTTCTTCCACCGGGCTCTCAAAGTGGTGAAGAAAAAACCAGAGAAAGACaccaagaaggagaaggagaaggagaagaccAAGGGCGACAGTggcaaagaggaggaaaaaaaggggaagaaggacaaagaaaagaagaaagagccGGAAGCTGTTGAAAccaagaaagagaaaagt GATGACAGTCCTGGAAccccgaagaagaagaaagaggtgaagaagaagttTAAACTGGAGCCTCATGACGATCAGCTGTTTCTAGATGGAAACGAG GTGTATGTGTGGATTTACGATCCTGTTCATTTTAAGACATTTGCCATGGGACTGATACTCG TCATTGCAGTGATCGCAGCCACACTGTTCCCACTGTGGCCAGCAGAAATGCGTGTAGGAGTTTATTATCTAAGTGTCGCGGCAGGCTGCTTTGTGGCCAGTATATTACTTCTTGCTGTTG CCCGTTGCATCCTCTTCCTGTTCATCTGGCTTGTGACCGGTGGGCGCCACCATTTCTGGTTCCTCCCCAACTTGACGGCAGACGTCGGTTTCATCGACTCGTTCCGGCCGCTCTACACTCACGAGTACAAAGGACCGCGATCCAGCATCAAAAAGGGCTCAGACAAGACTGACGAGAAGGACAGCGAAGGCAACAAGGCTCAGAAGTCAGACAGCGATGAAAAGTCTGACAGCGAGAAGAAGGACGgcgacgaggaggaagaggatgacgaggaggagagcaaagagGCCACAGGGAGTAAAGAAGCAGAGGGGGAGGGAACGGGGGCGGACCGCCATTCAGACACAGACAGCGACCGCCGGGAGGACGAAGGCTCGCAGCACAGCAACGGAAACGACTTTGAGATGATCACcagggaggagctggagcagcacacagaggaggaggggcagggggaggaggggggagaagaggagacgcAAGAGAGGAAAGTAGTGGGTGAGAGTGAGACTAAACCCCAGACTGctgaaacataa
- the nadkb gene encoding NAD kinase b isoform X1 produces the protein MENSESGPSSEHLAVLGGGMTQPSATSNQLSESARSPKHRDHLAKSPRRQRKASRTQRRGGGHEQLLREIEQRRLPGQHEHLEPSGSASDTAESSPKRRAHFLHGPYPATHFGPKACILPNPTSVMHIQDPASQRLTWNKPPVNVLVIRKIRDESLVEPFKELCRFLVEEKQMMVYVERRVADDATLSKDEAFGSIRNQLCTFREGYDDISDCIDLIICLGGDGTLLYASSLFQGSVPPVMAFHLGSLGFLTPFKFESYKTEVAKVFEGNAAITLRSRLKVKVVKDMLQRTGRQPHSREPPQQQEHNGLLPHGHTNNEAGKVTLQLQVLNEVVVDRGPSSYLSNVDLYLDGRLITSVQGDGVIVSTPTGSTAYAAAAGASMIHPNVPAIMVTPICPHSLSFRPIVVPAGVELMITLSPDARNTAWVSFDGRKRQEIQHGDCIKITTSCYPVPSICCHDLVYDWFESLAQCLHWNVRKRQARLEDVSDSSDTGN, from the exons ATGGAGAACTCAGAGAGCGGTCCATCATCGGAGCACCTGGCGGTGCTGGGCGGAGGCATGACGCAACCCTCAGCAACTTCCAATCAGCTGTCGGAGTCAGCCAGGTCCCCCAAACACCGGGATCACCTGGCCAAGTCTCCAAGGAGACAGCGGAAGGCATCGAGGACACAGCGACGGGGGGGTGGTCATGAACAGCTGCTTCGGGAGATTGAGCAGAGGAGGTTGCCAGGCCAACACGAGCACTTGGAGCCCTCTGGCTCGGCGAGTGACACAGCGGAAAGCTCTCCTAAGAG gagAGCCCACTTTCTACATGGACCGTATCCAGCCACTCACTTTGGACCCAAGGCCTGTATTCTGCCCAACCCAACTTCAGTCAT GCACATCCAGGACCCAGCCAGCCAGCGGCTCACCTGGAATAAACCGCCTGTCAACGTGCTTGTCATTAGGAAAATCCGAGATGAGAGCCTCGTCGAGCCTTTCAAAGAGCTCTGCAGGTTTCTAGTGGAG GAGAAGCAGATGATGGTGTACGTGGAGCGCAGGGTGGCAGATGACGCTACGCTGTCAAAGGACGAGGCGTTTGGTTCCATACGCAATCAGCTGTGCACCTTCAGAGAGG GTTATGATGATATCTCTGACTGCATAGACCTGATCATCTGTCTGGGTGGAGATGGGACTCTGCTGTacgcctcctctctcttccag GGCAGCGTCCCTCCGGTTATGGCGTTTCACCTCGGATCCCTGGGTTTCTTGACGCCCTTCAAATTTGAGTCATACAAGACTGAAGTGGCCAAAGTGTTTGAAG gcaACGCGGCCATCACTCTGCGCAGTCGTCTTAAGGTGAAAGTGGTGAAGGACATGCTTCAGAGAACAGGCCGGCAGCCCCACAGCCGAGAGCCGCCGCAGCAGCAAGAACACAACGGACTCCTTCCTCATGGACACACCAACAACGAGGCTGGAAAGGTCACCCTGCAGCTACAG GTGTTGAATGAGGTGGTGGTGGACCGAGGCCCGTCCTCCTACCTGTCCAATGTGGACTTATACCTCGATGGACGGCTCATCACCTCTGTGCAGGGAGACG GTGTGATTGTGTCCACTCCTACAGGCAGCACAGCGTATGCAGCCGCAGCAGGAGCTTCCATGATCCACCCCAATGTACCCGCCATCATGGTCACCCCCATCTGCCCACACTCACTCTCCTTCAGGCCCATCGTTGTCCCTGCTGGGGTGGAGCTCATG ATCACCTTGTCCCCTGATGCCAGGAACACCGCCTGGGTGTCGTTTGACggcaggaagagacaggagaTCCAGCACGGAGACTG CATCAAAATTACTACATCTTGTTACCCGGTGCCCTCTATCTGTTGCCATGACCTAGTGTACGACTGGTTCGAAAGCCTGGCTCAGTGTTTGCACTGGAACGTACGCAAGAGGCAGGCGCGACTGGAAGACGTCTCCGACTCGTCAGACACCGGAAACTGA
- the nadkb gene encoding NAD kinase b isoform X2, with protein MENSESGPSSEHLAVLGGGMTQPSATSNQLSESARSPKHRDHLAKSPRRQRKASRTQRRGGGHEQLLREIEQRRLPGQHEHLEPSGSASDTAESSPKRRAHFLHGPYPATHFGPKACILPNPTSVMHIQDPASQRLTWNKPPVNVLVIRKIRDESLVEPFKELCRFLVEEKQMMVYVERRVADDATLSKDEAFGSIRNQLCTFREGYDDISDCIDLIICLGGDGTLLYASSLFQGSVPPVMAFHLGSLGFLTPFKFESYKTEVAKVFEGNAAITLRSRLKVKVVKDMLQRTGRQPHSREPPQQQEHNGLLPHGHTNNEAGKVTLQLQVLNEVVVDRGPSSYLSNVDLYLDGRLITSVQGDGVIVSTPTGSTAYAAAAGASMIHPNVPAIMVTPICPHSLSFRPIVVPAGVELMEHRLGVV; from the exons ATGGAGAACTCAGAGAGCGGTCCATCATCGGAGCACCTGGCGGTGCTGGGCGGAGGCATGACGCAACCCTCAGCAACTTCCAATCAGCTGTCGGAGTCAGCCAGGTCCCCCAAACACCGGGATCACCTGGCCAAGTCTCCAAGGAGACAGCGGAAGGCATCGAGGACACAGCGACGGGGGGGTGGTCATGAACAGCTGCTTCGGGAGATTGAGCAGAGGAGGTTGCCAGGCCAACACGAGCACTTGGAGCCCTCTGGCTCGGCGAGTGACACAGCGGAAAGCTCTCCTAAGAG gagAGCCCACTTTCTACATGGACCGTATCCAGCCACTCACTTTGGACCCAAGGCCTGTATTCTGCCCAACCCAACTTCAGTCAT GCACATCCAGGACCCAGCCAGCCAGCGGCTCACCTGGAATAAACCGCCTGTCAACGTGCTTGTCATTAGGAAAATCCGAGATGAGAGCCTCGTCGAGCCTTTCAAAGAGCTCTGCAGGTTTCTAGTGGAG GAGAAGCAGATGATGGTGTACGTGGAGCGCAGGGTGGCAGATGACGCTACGCTGTCAAAGGACGAGGCGTTTGGTTCCATACGCAATCAGCTGTGCACCTTCAGAGAGG GTTATGATGATATCTCTGACTGCATAGACCTGATCATCTGTCTGGGTGGAGATGGGACTCTGCTGTacgcctcctctctcttccag GGCAGCGTCCCTCCGGTTATGGCGTTTCACCTCGGATCCCTGGGTTTCTTGACGCCCTTCAAATTTGAGTCATACAAGACTGAAGTGGCCAAAGTGTTTGAAG gcaACGCGGCCATCACTCTGCGCAGTCGTCTTAAGGTGAAAGTGGTGAAGGACATGCTTCAGAGAACAGGCCGGCAGCCCCACAGCCGAGAGCCGCCGCAGCAGCAAGAACACAACGGACTCCTTCCTCATGGACACACCAACAACGAGGCTGGAAAGGTCACCCTGCAGCTACAG GTGTTGAATGAGGTGGTGGTGGACCGAGGCCCGTCCTCCTACCTGTCCAATGTGGACTTATACCTCGATGGACGGCTCATCACCTCTGTGCAGGGAGACG GTGTGATTGTGTCCACTCCTACAGGCAGCACAGCGTATGCAGCCGCAGCAGGAGCTTCCATGATCCACCCCAATGTACCCGCCATCATGGTCACCCCCATCTGCCCACACTCACTCTCCTTCAGGCCCATCGTTGTCCCTGCTGGGGTGGAGCTCATG GAACACCGCCTGGGTGTCGTTTGA